A region of Bacillus cabrialesii DNA encodes the following proteins:
- a CDS encoding AMP-binding protein, translating to MAELIHSTIGRLLEQTAEAYPDQEAVVYPDRNIRYTYAQFNSLCRQTAKGLMRMGIGKGDHVAIWASNIPEWLAVQFATAKIGAVLVTVNTNYQAHELDYLLKQSDAAALIVMDSYRGTSYTDILNSLIPELQEAEPGQLRSERYPFLKTLIYIGENRLPGMYHWDDTEILAKTVTDAELEARMNSLEKDDVINMQYTSGTTGFPKGVMLTHFNVINNAANIAECMGLTSQDRLCIPVPFFHCFGCVLGILACVSVGAAMIPIQEFDPVTVLKTVEKEKCTALHGVPTMFISELHHPDFEAYDLSTLRTGIMAGSPCPSEVMKAVIEKMGMKDITIAYGQTEASPVITQTRANDSFIRRVETTGRALPHAEVKIVEPGTCQEVQRGVQGELCTRGYHVMKGYYQDEEATRKAINPDGWLFTGDLAVMDEDGYCRITGRLKDMLIRGGENIYPREIEEFLYRHPAILDVQVVGVPDAKFGEEAAAWIKLKDGKTVSSEELKAYCKGKIARHKIPRYVIYADEYPMTASGKIQKYKLREKTIEMFNLSSCQ from the coding sequence ATGGCTGAACTCATCCATTCCACAATCGGCAGGCTGCTGGAACAAACCGCTGAAGCCTATCCTGATCAAGAAGCGGTCGTTTATCCAGACAGAAATATCCGCTATACGTACGCCCAATTTAACAGTCTGTGCCGTCAAACCGCTAAAGGGCTAATGCGGATGGGGATTGGAAAAGGAGACCACGTAGCCATATGGGCTTCGAATATCCCCGAATGGCTTGCCGTTCAATTCGCCACCGCGAAAATCGGAGCCGTGCTCGTGACCGTCAATACCAATTATCAAGCACACGAGCTCGATTACTTGCTGAAGCAATCGGATGCCGCGGCGCTTATTGTCATGGATTCATATCGGGGCACTTCTTACACAGACATCCTGAACAGCTTAATTCCCGAACTGCAAGAAGCAGAACCCGGCCAGCTGAGATCAGAACGATATCCCTTTTTAAAAACGCTGATTTATATCGGTGAAAACCGTTTGCCTGGCATGTATCATTGGGACGATACAGAGATATTGGCAAAAACAGTGACGGATGCTGAGCTGGAAGCAAGAATGAACAGCCTTGAAAAAGACGATGTGATTAACATGCAATACACATCAGGAACGACAGGGTTTCCCAAAGGAGTGATGCTGACCCATTTTAATGTCATCAATAACGCTGCCAATATCGCTGAATGTATGGGATTAACCTCTCAAGACCGCCTGTGCATCCCGGTTCCGTTTTTTCACTGCTTCGGATGCGTGCTCGGGATTTTGGCGTGTGTGTCCGTCGGGGCAGCCATGATACCTATACAAGAATTTGATCCGGTTACCGTCCTTAAAACGGTCGAAAAAGAGAAATGCACAGCGCTCCACGGCGTGCCGACCATGTTTATCTCAGAGCTGCATCATCCGGATTTTGAAGCATATGATTTATCGACGCTCCGAACAGGCATCATGGCCGGTTCTCCCTGTCCGAGTGAAGTCATGAAAGCTGTCATTGAAAAGATGGGCATGAAAGACATTACAATCGCCTATGGTCAAACTGAAGCCTCACCGGTCATTACGCAAACGAGGGCAAATGATTCTTTCATACGGAGAGTCGAAACAACCGGCCGTGCCCTGCCTCATGCAGAAGTGAAAATCGTAGAACCCGGGACATGTCAAGAAGTTCAAAGAGGCGTGCAAGGAGAGCTATGCACCCGCGGCTACCATGTCATGAAAGGCTATTATCAAGACGAAGAAGCGACCAGAAAAGCAATCAATCCCGATGGATGGCTGTTCACCGGAGATCTTGCTGTCATGGATGAAGACGGGTACTGCCGCATCACCGGAAGATTAAAAGACATGCTCATCAGAGGCGGTGAGAACATTTACCCGCGTGAAATTGAAGAATTCCTATACCGGCATCCCGCTATTTTAGATGTCCAGGTCGTTGGTGTGCCTGACGCCAAATTCGGGGAGGAGGCCGCTGCCTGGATTAAACTGAAAGACGGAAAAACCGTTTCGTCTGAAGAGCTTAAAGCCTATTGCAAAGGGAAAATCGCCCGCCACAAAATTCCGCGTTATGTTATTTATGCAGACGAGTACCCGATGACGGCTTCAGGTAAAATTCAAAAATATAAACTGCGTGAAAAAACGATTGAAATGTTCAACTTATCATCATGTCAATGA
- the ldeG gene encoding hydroxymethylglutaryl-CoA lyase produces the protein MSYPKKVKIKEVGPRDGLQNEPIWITTEDKITWINQLSRTGLSYIEITSFVHPKWIPALRDAIDVAKGINREKGVTYAALVPNQKGLESALEGGIDEACVFMSASETHNRKNINKSTTETLHTLKQVNDDAKKANLSTRAYLSTVFGCPYEKDVPIEQVIRLSEALFEFGISELSLGDTIGAANPVQVETVLEALLARFPANQIALHFHDTRGTALANMVTALQMGITVFDGSAGGLGGCPYAPGSSGNAATEDIVYMLEQMNIKTNINLDKLLSAAKWIEEKMGKQLPSRNLKVFKSS, from the coding sequence ATGTCATATCCTAAAAAAGTGAAGATCAAAGAAGTCGGACCGCGTGACGGCTTACAAAACGAGCCTATATGGATCACAACCGAAGATAAAATCACTTGGATCAACCAGCTTTCCCGGACAGGGCTTTCGTATATCGAAATCACATCCTTCGTTCACCCGAAATGGATTCCGGCACTTCGAGATGCAATAGACGTGGCAAAAGGCATTAACCGTGAAAAAGGGGTAACATACGCGGCGCTTGTGCCCAATCAAAAGGGTCTGGAGAGTGCCCTTGAAGGAGGCATTGACGAAGCCTGCGTCTTTATGTCTGCGAGCGAGACGCACAACAGAAAAAACATCAATAAATCCACAACTGAAACCCTTCATACTCTCAAACAAGTAAACGATGACGCAAAAAAAGCAAACCTCTCAACAAGAGCCTACCTCTCAACTGTTTTCGGCTGTCCGTACGAAAAAGATGTCCCCATTGAACAAGTCATCCGCCTTTCTGAAGCCCTATTTGAATTCGGGATTTCTGAACTATCGCTTGGAGATACGATCGGAGCGGCAAATCCCGTCCAAGTTGAAACCGTACTTGAAGCTCTTTTGGCACGATTCCCGGCCAATCAAATTGCCCTGCATTTTCATGATACGAGAGGAACGGCGCTCGCCAACATGGTCACAGCTCTCCAAATGGGCATCACTGTGTTCGACGGCTCGGCAGGAGGACTTGGGGGCTGCCCGTATGCTCCGGGTTCGTCCGGAAACGCCGCGACTGAGGATATCGTGTACATGCTGGAACAGATGAACATCAAAACAAATATAAATCTCGATAAACTGCTTTCCGCGGCCAAATGGATAGAGGAAAAAATGGGCAAACAGCTGCCAAGCCGAAATCTAAAGGTATTTAAATCATCTTGA
- a CDS encoding acyl-CoA carboxylase subunit beta, whose protein sequence is MLMDYEKERTERAERIRKGGAEKYHQSNQEKGKLFVRERLALLFDDDIELEDAFFAECMSDALPADGVVTAIGKIGGRTVCTMANDSTVKAGSWGAKTVEKIIRIQETAEKLNCPLIYLVDSAGARITDQINVFPGRRGAGRIFYNQVKLSGRIPQICLLFGPSAAGGAYIPAFCDIVVMVDGNASMYLGSPRMAEMVIGEKVSLEEMGGARMHCSISGCGDILAETEEEAIRLARAYLSYFPAHYQEKAPTQEKRPPKHYDIPLADVIPQNQNAPFDMHELIERVIDEGSFFEIKALFAPELITGLARIEGQPIGIVANQPKVKGGVLFHDSADKAAKFITLCDAFHIPLLFLADIPGFMIGTKVEQAGIIRHGAKMISAMSEATVPKLSIIVRKAYGAGLYAMAGPAFEPDCCLALPTAQIAVMGPEAAVNAVYAKKIAELPKEERAQFISSKREEYKEDINIYRLASEMIIDAVIPANSLRDELAKRLKAYMTKEMTFTNRKHPVYPV, encoded by the coding sequence ATGCTCATGGATTATGAAAAGGAACGAACAGAACGGGCCGAACGGATCCGAAAAGGCGGGGCGGAAAAGTATCATCAGAGCAACCAAGAAAAAGGCAAGCTCTTTGTCAGAGAACGGCTTGCTCTTTTGTTTGACGATGACATCGAGCTTGAAGACGCTTTTTTTGCGGAATGCATGTCAGACGCGCTTCCCGCTGACGGAGTCGTAACAGCCATCGGCAAAATCGGCGGCCGAACCGTTTGCACAATGGCAAATGATTCAACGGTGAAAGCAGGCTCATGGGGAGCAAAAACCGTTGAAAAAATCATCAGAATTCAAGAAACCGCCGAAAAATTAAACTGCCCGCTCATTTATTTAGTCGATTCGGCAGGCGCCAGAATCACCGATCAAATCAATGTTTTTCCAGGGAGACGCGGTGCGGGAAGAATTTTTTACAACCAAGTCAAACTATCGGGACGAATTCCGCAAATCTGCCTGCTTTTCGGACCGTCTGCGGCAGGCGGCGCTTATATCCCGGCCTTCTGTGACATTGTCGTTATGGTAGACGGCAACGCCTCCATGTATTTAGGATCGCCGCGGATGGCGGAAATGGTTATCGGCGAAAAAGTGTCTCTCGAAGAAATGGGAGGCGCCCGTATGCATTGCTCAATCTCAGGCTGCGGGGATATTCTTGCAGAAACTGAAGAAGAAGCCATACGTCTGGCACGGGCTTATTTATCATACTTTCCGGCTCATTATCAAGAAAAAGCGCCTACGCAAGAGAAACGCCCGCCAAAACACTACGACATTCCGCTTGCCGATGTCATTCCCCAAAATCAAAATGCGCCTTTTGATATGCATGAGCTGATTGAGCGGGTCATTGACGAAGGCTCATTTTTTGAAATTAAAGCTTTATTCGCACCGGAATTAATAACCGGCCTCGCACGGATCGAGGGACAGCCTATCGGCATTGTTGCAAACCAGCCGAAGGTAAAAGGCGGCGTCTTATTTCACGATTCAGCAGACAAAGCGGCTAAATTTATTACCTTATGTGACGCGTTTCATATTCCATTGCTGTTTTTAGCAGATATCCCCGGCTTTATGATCGGCACAAAGGTAGAACAAGCGGGTATTATCAGACACGGGGCAAAAATGATTTCAGCGATGTCGGAAGCAACCGTTCCCAAGCTCTCTATCATTGTCCGAAAAGCGTATGGAGCAGGATTGTACGCAATGGCAGGTCCGGCATTTGAACCGGATTGCTGCTTAGCGTTGCCAACAGCCCAAATCGCCGTTATGGGTCCTGAAGCAGCTGTAAATGCCGTCTACGCGAAAAAAATCGCCGAGCTTCCGAAAGAAGAGAGAGCGCAATTTATCAGCAGCAAACGCGAGGAATACAAAGAGGACATCAATATCTACCGACTGGCTTCAGAAATGATCATTGATGCCGTGATCCCGGCAAATTCGCTGCGTGATGAGTTGGCTAAACGGCTAAAAGCATACATGACAAAGGAAATGACATTTACCAACCGAAAACACCCGGTGTATCCTGTTTAA
- a CDS encoding GtrA family protein, whose protein sequence is MTAIRIFYEGRSKPGAVMLKENIKTLGRFCTVGVGNTLIDFGVFFLLAACHVPYLPAQICSYSAGIINSYVWNRSWTFRVKRKAGGKEIVRFLMINIAASGITFLLLYLLQKGGCSLLVSKLAATIGGMMVNFIGNRIWVFGDSLKNIQDQE, encoded by the coding sequence ATGACAGCCATCCGCATCTTTTATGAAGGGAGGTCAAAACCGGGTGCCGTTATGCTGAAAGAAAACATAAAGACATTAGGCCGTTTTTGCACCGTGGGCGTCGGCAATACACTGATAGATTTTGGTGTCTTCTTTCTTCTCGCCGCTTGTCATGTCCCTTATCTGCCGGCGCAGATCTGCTCCTATTCTGCCGGTATCATCAACAGCTATGTGTGGAACCGGAGTTGGACGTTTCGTGTAAAACGTAAGGCTGGCGGGAAAGAGATCGTGCGCTTTCTCATGATTAATATTGCCGCGTCGGGGATCACCTTTTTGCTGCTTTATTTACTTCAAAAAGGCGGTTGTTCGCTTTTGGTGAGTAAGCTCGCCGCCACTATCGGCGGAATGATGGTGAATTTTATCGGGAACCGAATCTGGGTATTTGGAGATTCGCTGAAAAACATACAGGATCAGGAGTGA
- a CDS encoding acetyl-CoA carboxylase biotin carboxylase subunit: MFTKILIANRGEIAMRIIRTCSRLGIKTVAVYSEADRDAPHAKAATEAYLIGESRVSESYLNIERIIETAKKANADAIHPGYGLLSENSRFAERCKQENIVFIGPAPDIIAKMGSKIEARKAMEAAGVPVVPGVSESLGDIQAACRTASQIGYPVMLKASAGGGGIGMQLVQNEEALTKAYEGNKKRAADFFGDGSMYIEKVIEHARHIEVQLLADQHGHTVHLFERDCSVQRRHQKVIEEAPSPFVDDDLRMKLGQTAVKAAKAIGYTNAGTIEFLVDANQNFYFLEMNTRLQVEHPVTEEITGLDLVEQQLRIAAGHTLAFSQQDIKRNGHAIEVRIYAEDPKTFYPSPGTITAFSLPGQKGVRHECAVAKDSTVTPFYDPMIAKMIVKGHTRAEAIEKLKTALRDYRIEGIKTNLPLLIQTASSKAFKEGDVTTDFLKQLL; the protein is encoded by the coding sequence ATGTTTACAAAAATACTGATCGCCAACCGCGGAGAGATTGCAATGAGAATTATCCGAACGTGCAGCCGTCTCGGAATCAAAACGGTCGCGGTTTATTCAGAAGCAGACAGAGACGCACCCCATGCAAAGGCGGCCACAGAGGCTTATTTGATCGGGGAATCAAGAGTCAGTGAAAGTTATTTAAATATAGAGAGAATCATAGAGACGGCGAAAAAAGCAAACGCCGACGCCATCCACCCGGGCTACGGGTTATTATCAGAAAACAGCCGGTTCGCTGAACGCTGCAAGCAAGAAAACATCGTGTTTATCGGCCCTGCACCCGATATCATTGCTAAGATGGGCAGCAAAATCGAAGCGCGTAAAGCAATGGAGGCGGCAGGTGTCCCCGTCGTTCCCGGTGTTTCCGAATCCCTTGGAGACATTCAGGCAGCTTGCCGCACTGCAAGCCAAATCGGCTACCCAGTCATGCTGAAAGCTTCAGCGGGCGGAGGCGGCATCGGTATGCAGCTTGTCCAAAATGAGGAAGCTTTGACAAAGGCGTACGAGGGGAACAAAAAGCGCGCAGCAGATTTTTTCGGTGACGGTTCGATGTATATCGAAAAAGTCATTGAACATGCGCGCCACATCGAAGTTCAGCTGTTGGCCGATCAGCACGGCCATACAGTACATTTGTTTGAACGCGATTGCTCTGTTCAGAGACGGCATCAAAAGGTCATTGAAGAAGCGCCGTCACCATTTGTAGATGATGATCTAAGAATGAAGCTCGGGCAAACGGCCGTAAAAGCAGCAAAAGCGATCGGCTATACGAACGCAGGCACCATCGAGTTTTTAGTAGACGCGAATCAAAACTTTTATTTTCTCGAAATGAATACAAGACTGCAAGTTGAACACCCCGTGACTGAAGAAATAACGGGCCTGGATCTAGTTGAGCAGCAGTTACGGATTGCTGCGGGCCATACACTCGCATTCTCCCAGCAAGACATCAAACGAAACGGGCATGCGATAGAAGTTCGAATATACGCGGAGGACCCGAAAACATTCTACCCATCACCAGGTACGATCACTGCGTTTTCACTCCCTGGCCAAAAAGGAGTCAGGCACGAATGTGCGGTAGCAAAAGACAGCACCGTTACCCCTTTTTATGACCCGATGATCGCCAAAATGATAGTCAAAGGCCATACCAGAGCGGAAGCAATCGAAAAGCTGAAGACAGCGCTCCGTGACTACCGGATAGAGGGAATCAAAACAAATCTCCCGCTTCTCATACAGACTGCTTCATCAAAAGCATTTAAAGAAGGGGATGTCACGACTGACTTTTTGAAACAACTTTTATAA
- the nrnB gene encoding oligoribonuclease NrnB: MYHLYSHNDLDGVGCGIVAKLAFGKDVEVRYNSVNGLNAQVQYFLEKAKESNRQDALFITDLVVNEENEERLNEYVHAGGKVKLIDHHKTALHLNEHEWGFVQVEYDDGRLTSATSLLYGYLVENGFMKPTNALDQFTELVRQYDTWEWERYDQKQAKRLNDLFFLLSVDEFEEKMIQRLSAHDKFFFDDFEEKLLDLEDVKIERYLRRKKREMVQTFVHEHCVGIVHAESYHSELGNRLGKENPHLDYIAILSMGSKRVSLRTIHDYIDVSEIAGRYGGGGHAKASGCSITDEVYELFVAEAFRIDPVRPDAFRNIYNLKGSANGSLYENRAQMRFFLFPLDNEWNIQINGETQDETFAAFEEAEWFIKRNYAASLVRDEVFVAFLAEHLKLANLHRR, encoded by the coding sequence ATGTATCATTTATATTCACATAACGACTTGGACGGAGTAGGGTGCGGAATCGTAGCAAAATTGGCATTCGGGAAAGATGTTGAGGTCCGGTATAACTCTGTCAACGGCTTAAACGCTCAGGTGCAGTACTTTTTAGAAAAAGCGAAAGAAAGCAACAGACAAGACGCGTTATTTATCACCGATCTCGTCGTCAACGAAGAAAACGAAGAGAGATTGAATGAGTATGTTCATGCGGGCGGGAAAGTGAAGCTGATTGATCATCATAAAACTGCCCTTCATTTGAATGAGCATGAATGGGGATTTGTTCAAGTGGAATACGATGATGGACGGCTCACATCGGCCACATCGCTTTTATATGGCTATCTCGTTGAAAATGGTTTCATGAAACCGACAAACGCCTTAGATCAATTCACAGAGCTCGTCCGCCAATATGATACATGGGAGTGGGAGCGCTACGATCAAAAACAGGCGAAGCGGCTTAATGATCTGTTCTTTTTGCTGTCGGTCGATGAATTTGAAGAAAAAATGATTCAGCGTCTTTCCGCGCATGACAAATTTTTCTTTGATGATTTTGAAGAAAAGCTGCTTGATTTAGAAGACGTAAAAATCGAGCGCTACCTTCGCAGAAAGAAAAGGGAAATGGTGCAAACTTTTGTTCACGAACACTGTGTAGGCATTGTTCATGCAGAATCTTATCATTCTGAGCTGGGAAACAGGCTCGGTAAAGAAAATCCGCACCTCGATTACATTGCGATTTTAAGCATGGGGTCAAAACGGGTCAGCCTGCGCACTATTCATGATTACATCGATGTGTCAGAAATCGCCGGCCGATACGGAGGCGGCGGTCATGCTAAGGCGTCCGGCTGTTCAATCACCGACGAAGTATACGAATTGTTCGTTGCTGAAGCATTCCGAATCGATCCTGTCCGTCCAGATGCTTTCCGTAATATCTATAATCTAAAGGGATCGGCGAACGGATCACTATATGAAAATCGCGCACAAATGAGATTTTTTCTGTTTCCTTTAGACAACGAGTGGAATATCCAAATTAACGGGGAAACACAGGATGAGACATTTGCAGCGTTTGAAGAAGCTGAATGGTTTATTAAAAGAAATTATGCCGCATCGCTTGTGCGTGATGAAGTATTTGTCGCATTTTTAGCGGAGCATTTGAAGCTGGCAAATCTGCATCGCAGATAA
- a CDS encoding DedA family protein, with translation MGSLISEILTWLTNMGYAGIAIGLMIEIIPSEIVLAYGGYMVSEGTIGFIGAIIAGVIGGTIAQIFIYWIGRYGGRPFLDKYGKYLLIKKHHIDMSENWFQKYGAGVVFSARFIPVVRHAISIPAGIAKMPFLKFVVLTVLAIIPWSILFVYLGIQLGSQWDDVENIAGTYTTPIMILAIVVIALYFVIKKRAVIFKR, from the coding sequence GTGGGCAGTTTGATAAGCGAAATTTTAACATGGCTGACGAACATGGGATATGCGGGTATTGCGATTGGATTGATGATTGAAATCATTCCTAGTGAGATTGTATTGGCCTATGGCGGCTATATGGTATCTGAAGGCACCATTGGATTTATTGGCGCCATTATTGCGGGTGTTATCGGGGGCACCATTGCCCAGATCTTTATTTATTGGATCGGACGGTATGGCGGCAGACCGTTTTTGGACAAATACGGGAAGTACTTATTGATTAAAAAGCATCATATTGACATGTCAGAAAACTGGTTTCAAAAGTACGGCGCTGGAGTTGTCTTCTCGGCACGTTTTATACCGGTTGTCAGACATGCGATATCCATTCCCGCAGGCATTGCCAAAATGCCTTTTCTAAAATTTGTGGTACTGACTGTGCTTGCTATCATTCCGTGGTCTATCCTGTTTGTTTATTTAGGCATTCAGCTCGGAAGCCAGTGGGATGATGTTGAGAACATTGCAGGCACTTATACGACACCGATTATGATACTGGCTATTGTCGTGATTGCTCTTTATTTTGTAATTAAAAAACGTGCAGTTATCTTTAAACGATAG
- the galU gene encoding UTP--glucose-1-phosphate uridylyltransferase GalU, whose product MRKKVRKAVIPAAGLGTRFLPATKAQPKEMLPIVDKPAIQYIVEEAVESGIEDILIITGRNKRSIEDHFDRSVELEFNLREKGKTETLKEMQQIADLANIHYIRQKEPLGLGHAVLCAEHFIGDEPFAVLLGDDIMVSEKPALRQLMDVYDAYGAEVVGVQSVLPEDVSKYGIINTSGTHGHVYEVKDVVEKPSPDEAPSEIAVMGRYVLNSSIFPVLKSIGRGAGNEIQLTDALSEVCRKQPIHARLLEGNRYDIGDKLGCFKASAEIGLMRPDMRSQLLAYLEDVIKRETKEMLR is encoded by the coding sequence ATGAGAAAAAAAGTGAGAAAAGCGGTCATTCCCGCAGCGGGTTTAGGAACGAGATTTCTGCCGGCGACAAAGGCGCAGCCGAAAGAAATGCTCCCGATCGTCGACAAACCAGCAATCCAATACATTGTAGAAGAAGCCGTCGAATCAGGAATTGAAGATATACTGATTATTACAGGGAGAAACAAACGCTCGATTGAAGATCATTTTGACCGGTCGGTGGAATTGGAATTCAATCTGCGGGAAAAAGGCAAGACGGAGACGCTTAAAGAAATGCAGCAGATTGCCGATTTGGCCAATATTCATTACATCCGACAGAAAGAACCGCTCGGATTAGGTCATGCAGTGCTGTGTGCGGAGCATTTTATCGGAGATGAGCCTTTTGCCGTTCTCTTAGGCGATGATATTATGGTGTCTGAAAAACCGGCTCTTCGGCAATTAATGGATGTATACGATGCTTATGGCGCAGAGGTTGTCGGTGTACAATCAGTTCTCCCTGAGGATGTCAGCAAATATGGTATTATTAATACGTCTGGAACTCATGGGCATGTGTATGAGGTGAAGGATGTAGTGGAAAAGCCTTCACCTGATGAAGCGCCTTCCGAAATCGCCGTAATGGGACGTTATGTGCTGAATTCATCGATCTTCCCCGTTTTGAAGTCAATTGGCAGAGGCGCGGGAAACGAAATTCAGCTCACAGATGCGCTTAGTGAGGTTTGCCGTAAGCAGCCTATCCATGCCCGGCTGCTGGAAGGAAATCGATATGACATTGGCGATAAGCTGGGCTGTTTTAAAGCGAGCGCTGAAATCGGCTTAATGCGCCCCGACATGCGATCTCAGCTTTTGGCTTATTTAGAAGATGTGATCAAACGGGAAACGAAAGAAATGCTGCGTTAA
- a CDS encoding enoyl-CoA hydratase, translated as MGETILFTVQKDHIAVITLNRPQAANALSAEMLRSLQSILQEIEFNSNIRCVILTGTGEKAFCAGADLKERIKLKEDQVLESVSLIQRTAALLEASPQPVIAAINGSALGGGLELALACDLRIAAESAVLGLPETGLAIIPGAGGTQRLPRLIGRGKAKELIFTGRRVTAHEAKEIGIVEHVTAPCNLMPKAEELAAAISANGPIAVRQAKFAINKGLETDLATGLAIEQKAYEHTIPTKDRREGLQAFQEKRRAVYKGL; from the coding sequence ATGGGAGAAACGATTCTTTTTACTGTCCAGAAAGATCACATTGCCGTCATCACGTTAAACAGGCCTCAGGCGGCAAATGCTCTTTCAGCGGAAATGCTGAGAAGCCTGCAATCGATTCTTCAGGAAATTGAATTCAACTCAAACATTCGCTGTGTCATCCTCACAGGCACCGGCGAAAAAGCGTTTTGTGCGGGGGCAGACCTGAAAGAACGGATAAAGCTGAAAGAAGATCAGGTTCTTGAAAGTGTATCTCTCATTCAAAGAACCGCGGCTTTACTTGAAGCCTCACCTCAGCCGGTTATAGCTGCGATAAACGGAAGCGCATTAGGCGGCGGTCTTGAATTGGCATTGGCATGCGACCTTCGCATCGCAGCTGAATCTGCCGTGCTGGGCCTTCCGGAAACAGGGTTAGCCATTATCCCAGGTGCCGGCGGAACCCAAAGACTGCCTCGTCTGATTGGCAGAGGTAAAGCAAAAGAATTAATTTTTACAGGCAGACGCGTAACAGCACACGAAGCAAAAGAAATAGGTATTGTAGAGCATGTCACGGCTCCTTGTAACCTTATGCCAAAAGCAGAGGAGCTGGCCGCAGCCATCTCTGCCAATGGGCCGATCGCTGTCCGCCAGGCGAAATTCGCAATCAATAAAGGATTGGAGACAGATCTCGCAACAGGGCTGGCAATTGAACAAAAAGCATATGAACATACCATTCCGACAAAAGACAGGAGAGAAGGGCTTCAGGCGTTTCAAGAAAAAAGACGGGCCGTATACAAGGGATTATAA
- a CDS encoding acetyl-CoA carboxylase biotin carboxyl carrier protein subunit — MKEAVVMTVKIQMAGNVWKVHVKAGDHIEKGQEVAILESMKMEIPIVADRSGTVKEVKKHEGDFVNEGDVLLEMSDSTQ, encoded by the coding sequence ATAAAGGAGGCAGTTGTTATGACGGTTAAGATACAAATGGCGGGAAACGTGTGGAAAGTGCACGTCAAAGCCGGCGACCACATTGAAAAAGGCCAGGAAGTTGCCATTTTGGAATCAATGAAAATGGAAATCCCGATCGTTGCAGACAGAAGCGGAACCGTAAAAGAAGTCAAAAAACATGAGGGCGATTTCGTAAATGAAGGAGACGTGCTGCTCGAAATGAGCGATTCCACTCAATAA